A segment of the Leclercia adecarboxylata genome:
CCTGCCGCACATGCATAACTTTGACGGCGTGTTTGATGCCAAGCTCGATCTGATTAACGACGTCATTCTTTTTTCCGCGCTGGCGGAGGTCAAACCCTCGGCATTGCTGGCCTTAGCATCGGATTTATCCGCCATCAATGCCAGTTCTTTGACGGTGAAGGCATTTCTCGATATACAGGATGATAATCTGCCAAAACTGGTGGTTTGCCAGTCTTTCAATGCAGCCGTCGGGCTGACTTTCCCGCAGTTCGCGGCCTTCATTCAGCAGAGCGAAGAGCAGATCTCCATGGTGATGCTTGAAGCCAGCGCCCATCATCTGTTGTACAACGCCGAAGAGGGCGCTGAGCAACCTGAAACGTCGGGCAATTTTCTGCACTAAAGCTGTCTGACTTTTAGGCAGTCGCTGTCGTGGCGGCTGCATAACACCCTCTTTTCTGCTGGATTTAACCTTTCTTTAAAGAATTATTCACCGCCATCCCGCCAATTCGGCTTATCACATAGACATTTACTGCATAAAAAATTGTTAAAAGGCGTTTTTTAATCTGAGCTATAGCTACGGAGACAAGCTACAGTTTATTCTTGCGATGCTGTTAAATGCGAGCAGATACTGCCACCTGAGTAACATCTTCTGCTGCAGGCAGAGTGATAAATTATGCACGTTTCTTGCATAGGCTAAGAGTGTTCATTTTTAGCGCGTTTGTTAACGCGCTTTCAGAAGGATTACCGCTATGATCGCTTTAAATAAAAAATGGTTATCGGGTCTGGTTGCAGGTGCTCTGATGGCTGTCTCTGCCGGCACGCTTGCTGCGGAACAAAAAACGCTGCATATCTATAACTGGTCTGATTATATTGCCCCGGATACCGTGGCGAATTTCGAAAAAGAGACCGGCATTAAAGTCGTCTACGACGTCTTCGATTCCAACGAAGTGCTGGAAGGCAAACTGATGGCGGGCAGCACCGGTTTCGACCTGGTCGTGCCGTCAGCCAGCTTCCTTGAGCGTCAGCTCTCTGCCGGCGTGTTCCAGCCGCTGGATAAAAGCAAACTGCCGGGCTGGAAAAACCTCGACCCCGAGCTGCTGAAGCTCATCGCCAAACACGATCCGGACAACAAGTACGCCATGCCGTACATGTGGGCGACCACCGGCATCGGCTATAACGTCGAAAAAGTGAAACAGGTGCTGGGTGCCGATGCTCCGGTGAACAGCTGGGATCTGGTGCTGAAGCCAGAGAACCTCGAGAAACTGAAAAGCTGCGGTGTCTCCTTCCTCGATGCTCCGGAAGAGGTGTTTGCCACCGTCCTGAACTACCTCGGCAAAGATCCAAACAGCACCAAAGCGGATGACTACACCGGCCCGGCCACAGACCTGCTGCTGAAGCTGCGTCCTAACATCCGTTACTTCCACTCGTCCCAGTACATTAACGATCTGGCGAACGGCGATATCTGCGTGGCTATCGGCTGGGCAGGTGACGTCTGGCAGGCGGCTAACCGCGCCAAAGAGGCAAAAAATGGCGTGAATATCGCTTATTCGATCCCGAAAGAGGGGGCGATGGCCTTCTTCGACGTCTTCGCGATGCCTGCTGATGCAAAAAACAAAGACGAAGCCTATCAGTTCCTGAACTATCTGCTGCGTCCGGACGTTATTGCCCACATCTCTGACCACGTCTTCTACGCCAACGGTAACAAAGAGGCCACCTCACTGGTCAGCGCCGAAGTACGTGACAACCCGGGTATCTACCCGCCGGCAGACGTGCGCGCCAAGATGTTCACCCTGAGCGTCCAGGAGCCGAAAATCGACCGCGTCCGTACCCGTGCGTGGACGAAAGTGAAAAGCGGTAAATAACCGCTCCTCGTAGGCCGGGCAAGCGTAGCGCCCCCGGCAACAGGCGCACCGTTCTGGTGCGCCTGCACCAGTTTGATTGATGCCGGAGAGCACCCCGTGAACGACGCGATCCCCCGCCCGCAGGCGAAAACCCGTAAAGCGCTGACCCCGCTGCTGGAAATCCGTAACCTGACCAAATCTTTTGATGGTCAGAATGCCGTGGATGATGTCAGCCTGACTATCTACAAAGGCGAAATTTTTGCCCTGCTGGGTGCATCTGGCTGCGGGAAATCGACGTTGCTGCGCATGCTGGCCGGGTTCGAACAGCCCAGCGCCGGGCAGATTATGCTCGACGGCGTTGACCTCTCGCAGGTACCGCCGTATCAGCGTCCCATCAATATGATGTTCCAGTCTTATGCGCTGTTCCCGCACATGACCGTGGAGCAGAACATCGCCTTTGGCCTGAAGCAGGACAAAATGCCGAAAGCCGAGATCGCCGCCCGCGTGGCCGAAATGCTGAGCCTGGTGCATATGCAGGAGTTTGCGAAGCGTAAGCCGCACCAGCTCTCGGGCGGGCAGCGTCAGCGCGTGGCCCTGGCCCGAAGCCTGGCGAAACGGCCAAAACTGCTGCTGCTGGATGAGCCGATGGGGGCGCTGGATAAAAAACTGCGCGACCGCATGCAGCTGGAAGTGGTGGATATTCTGGAGCGCGTCGGCGCGACCTGCGTGATGGTGACTCACGACCAGGAAGAGGCGATGACCATGGCCGGACGCATTGCGATCATGAACCGCGGCAAGTTCGTGCAGATTGGCGAGCCGGAAGAGATCTACGAGCACCCGACCACCCGCTACAGCGCCGAATTTATCGGCTCCATGAACGTCTTCGAAGGGCTGCTGAAAACGCGTGAAGAGGACGGGCTGGTGATCGACTCGCCGGGCCTTATCCACCCGCTGAAGGTCGCCGCCGACAACTCGGTGGTGGACAACGTGCCGGTGTACGTAGCGCTGCGCCCGGAGAAAATCACACTCTGCGACGCGCCGCCTGCCGATGGCTATAACTTTGCGGTGGGGGAGGTGGTGCATATTGCCTATCTGGGCGATCTCTCCATCTATCATGTCCGTCTGAAGAGCGGACAGATGATCAGCGCCCAGCTGCAGAACACTTACCGCTACCGTAAAGGGCTGCCGACCTGGGGCGACGAAGTGCGTCTTTGCTGGGAAGCGGACAGCTGCGTTGTGCTGACGGTATAAGGAACGGCGATGAGCAAACCTGAACCTGTGACCCGCCCCGCTGCGGGCATTGATACCAGCTGGCTGACGCGGATGCAGATGGCCCACGGGCGCAAGCTGGTGATCGCCCTCCCTTACGTGTGGCTGATCCTGCTGTTCCTGCTGCCGTTCCTGATTGTGTTTAAAATCAGCCTGGCCGAGATGGCGCGCGCGATCCCGCCCTACAGCGACCTGGTGGAGTGGGGCGACAGCCAGCTGTCGATCATGCTCAACCTGGGCAACTTCCTGCAGCTGACCGACGATCCGCTCTATTTTGAGGCCTATCTGCAGTCCCTGCAGGTGGCGGCTGTCTCGACGATCTGCTGTCTGCTACTGGCCTACCCGCTGGCCTGGGCGGTGGCCCACAGCAAGCCCTCGACGCGTAATATCCTGCTGCTGCTGGTGATTTTACCCTCGTGGACCTCGTTCCTGATCCGCGTTTATGCCTGGATGGGGATCCTGAAGAACAACGGCGTGCTGAACAACTTTCTGCTGTGGCTGGGGGTTATCGACCAGCCGCTGACCATTCTGCACACCAATCTGGCGGTCTATATCGGCATTGTGTACGCCTATCTGCCGTTTATGGTTCTGCCGATTTACACCGCCCTGACGCGCATCGACTACTCGCTGGTAGAAGCGGCGCTGGATCTCGGTGCCCGTCCGATGAAAACCTTCTTCAGCGTCATCGTGCCCCTGACCAAAGGCGGGATTATCGCCGGGTCGATGCTGGTGTTTATTCCGGCGGTGGGGGAGTTCGTGATCCCGGAACTGCTCGGCGGCCCGGACAGCATTATGATTGGCCGCGTGCTATGGCAGGAGTTCTTTAACAACCGCGACTGGCCGGTGGCCTCGGCGGTGGCGATCGTGATGCTGCTCCTGCTGATCGTGCCGATCATGTGGTTCCACAAGTACCAGCAGAAACAGATGGGAGATCACGGATGAACAACTTACCGGTAGTACGCTCGCCGTGGCGGATCCTGATCCTGGTGCTCGGCTTTACGTTCCTGTATGCCCCGATGCTGATGCTGGTGATCTACTCTTTCAACAGCTCCAAACTGGTGACGGTCTGGGCGGGCTGGTCCACGCGCTGGTACGGCGAGCTGTTTAGGGACGAGGCGATGATCAGCGCCGTGGGGTTAAGCCTGACCATTGCCGCCTGCGCGGCGACGATGGCGGTGATCCTCGGCACTATCGCCGCGGTGGTGATGGTGCGCTTTGGCCGTTTCCGCGGCGCCAACGGTTTTGCCTTTATGATCACCGCCCCGCTGGTGATGCCCGACGTGATCACCGGCCTGTCGCTGCTGCTGCTGTTTGTGGCGATGGGGCACGCCATTGGTTGGCCGTCGGATCGCGGCATGCTGACCATCTGGCTGGCCCACGTCACCTTCTGCACCGCCTATGTGGCGGTGGTGATCTCCTCGCGGCTGCGCGAGCTGGATCACTCCATTGAAGAGGCGGCGATGGATCTCGGGGCGACGCCGCTGAAGGTGTTCTTCATCATCACCCTGCCGATGATCATGCCGGCGGTGGTCTCCGGCTGGCTGCTGGCCTTTACCCTGTCGCTCGACGACCTGGTGATCGCCAGCTTTGTCTCCGGCCCGGGGGCGACCACGCTGCCGATGCTGGTCTTCTCCAGCGTGCGCATGGGGGTCAACCCGGAGATTAACGCCCTGGCAACGCTGATCCTGGGCGTGGTCGGCATTATCGGCCTGATTGCCTGGTATCTGATGGCGCGGTCTGAAAAACAGCGCCAGCGCGATATCCAGCGTGCAAGACGCGGCTGAAGCTCCTAAAATCTGCAAAGAAGCGTAATTGAGATGCCGCGTTATCGCGGCATCGTTTCATGGAAGACATCACGTTGGGATTTTTCAGCAAAACAAGTCAGTCACATGCCCGTCTGAATGTTCCTGCTCTGGTGCAGGTGGCGGCGCTCGCCATTATTATGATCCGCTGCCTCGATGTATTTATGATTTTCAATACTCTGGGCGTGCGCGGCATGGGCGAGTTCATTCACCGCAGCGTCCAGACATGGAACCTGACGCTGGTCTTTTTCGCCAGCCTGATGCTGGTGTTTATCGAAATTTACTGCGCCTTTTCGCTGGTGAAAGGGCGTAACTGGGCGCGGCTCATCTACCTGCTGACCCAGGTGGTCGCCACCGGCTATCTGTGGGCCGCGTCGCTGGGTTACGGTTATCCGGAACTGTTCAGCATCCCCGGCGAGTCAAAACGCGAGATCTTCCATACCCTGGTGATGCAAAAGCTCCCCGATATCCTGGTGCTCGGCCTGCTGTTTGTGCCCGCGGCCAGCCGACGGTTTTTCCGTCTGCAATAACGTGTATAATCGCTGCCCCCAGACGTATTAAGGTTTCGTTATGCAGTGCGCACTCTATGACGCCGGTCGCTGCCGCTCCTGCCAGTGGATAGAACAGCCGGTCTCCTCTCAACTTTCCGCCAAAATGGCCGACCTGCAGACCTTGCTGTCTGACCTGCCGGTGGCGGAGTGGTGCGCGCCGGTCAGCGGGCCGGAACAGGCATTTCGCAATAAAGCCAAAATGGTGGTCAGCGGCAGCGTCGAAAAACCGCTGCTCGGAATGCTCCATCGCGACGGCACCCCTGTCGATCTGACCGACTGCCCGCTCTATCCAGCCTCGTTTGCCCCGGTCTTTGCCGCCCTGAAACCCTTTATTGCCCGCGCGGGCCTCACGCCCTACAACGTGGAGCGCAAGCGCGGCGAGCTGAAGTACATTCTGCTCACCGAAAGCCAGCTTGATGGCGGGATGATGCTACGCTTCGTGCTGCGCTCGGACGCCAAGCTGCCTCAGCTGCGCGCGGCGCTGCCGTGGCTCCAGGAACAGCTGCCGCAGCTGAAGGTGATCACCGCCAATATTCAGCCGGTACATATGGCGATCATGGAGGGCGACGAAGAGATCTTCTTCACTGAGCCCCAGGCGCTGGCAGAACGTTTCAACGACGTGCCGCTGTGGATCCGCCCGAAGAGCTTCTTCCAGACCAACCCGACCGTCGCCAGCCAGCTGTACGCCACCGCCCGCGACTGGGTGCATGGGCTTCCGGTGAATCATATGTGGGATCTCTTTTGCGGCGTCGGCGGCTTTGGCC
Coding sequences within it:
- a CDS encoding YbjN domain-containing protein; the encoded protein is MDSLVVPTLDTLRHWLDNMGVSFFECDTCQALHLPHMHNFDGVFDAKLDLINDVILFSALAEVKPSALLALASDLSAINASSLTVKAFLDIQDDNLPKLVVCQSFNAAVGLTFPQFAAFIQQSEEQISMVMLEASAHHLLYNAEEGAEQPETSGNFLH
- the potF gene encoding spermidine/putrescine ABC transporter substrate-binding protein PotF, encoding MIALNKKWLSGLVAGALMAVSAGTLAAEQKTLHIYNWSDYIAPDTVANFEKETGIKVVYDVFDSNEVLEGKLMAGSTGFDLVVPSASFLERQLSAGVFQPLDKSKLPGWKNLDPELLKLIAKHDPDNKYAMPYMWATTGIGYNVEKVKQVLGADAPVNSWDLVLKPENLEKLKSCGVSFLDAPEEVFATVLNYLGKDPNSTKADDYTGPATDLLLKLRPNIRYFHSSQYINDLANGDICVAIGWAGDVWQAANRAKEAKNGVNIAYSIPKEGAMAFFDVFAMPADAKNKDEAYQFLNYLLRPDVIAHISDHVFYANGNKEATSLVSAEVRDNPGIYPPADVRAKMFTLSVQEPKIDRVRTRAWTKVKSGK
- the potG gene encoding putrescine ABC transporter ATP-binding subunit PotG, coding for MNDAIPRPQAKTRKALTPLLEIRNLTKSFDGQNAVDDVSLTIYKGEIFALLGASGCGKSTLLRMLAGFEQPSAGQIMLDGVDLSQVPPYQRPINMMFQSYALFPHMTVEQNIAFGLKQDKMPKAEIAARVAEMLSLVHMQEFAKRKPHQLSGGQRQRVALARSLAKRPKLLLLDEPMGALDKKLRDRMQLEVVDILERVGATCVMVTHDQEEAMTMAGRIAIMNRGKFVQIGEPEEIYEHPTTRYSAEFIGSMNVFEGLLKTREEDGLVIDSPGLIHPLKVAADNSVVDNVPVYVALRPEKITLCDAPPADGYNFAVGEVVHIAYLGDLSIYHVRLKSGQMISAQLQNTYRYRKGLPTWGDEVRLCWEADSCVVLTV
- the potH gene encoding putrescine ABC transporter permease PotH, which encodes MSKPEPVTRPAAGIDTSWLTRMQMAHGRKLVIALPYVWLILLFLLPFLIVFKISLAEMARAIPPYSDLVEWGDSQLSIMLNLGNFLQLTDDPLYFEAYLQSLQVAAVSTICCLLLAYPLAWAVAHSKPSTRNILLLLVILPSWTSFLIRVYAWMGILKNNGVLNNFLLWLGVIDQPLTILHTNLAVYIGIVYAYLPFMVLPIYTALTRIDYSLVEAALDLGARPMKTFFSVIVPLTKGGIIAGSMLVFIPAVGEFVIPELLGGPDSIMIGRVLWQEFFNNRDWPVASAVAIVMLLLLIVPIMWFHKYQQKQMGDHG
- the potI gene encoding putrescine ABC transporter permease PotI; this translates as MNNLPVVRSPWRILILVLGFTFLYAPMLMLVIYSFNSSKLVTVWAGWSTRWYGELFRDEAMISAVGLSLTIAACAATMAVILGTIAAVVMVRFGRFRGANGFAFMITAPLVMPDVITGLSLLLLFVAMGHAIGWPSDRGMLTIWLAHVTFCTAYVAVVISSRLRELDHSIEEAAMDLGATPLKVFFIITLPMIMPAVVSGWLLAFTLSLDDLVIASFVSGPGATTLPMLVFSSVRMGVNPEINALATLILGVVGIIGLIAWYLMARSEKQRQRDIQRARRG
- a CDS encoding YbjO family protein, with translation MEDITLGFFSKTSQSHARLNVPALVQVAALAIIMIRCLDVFMIFNTLGVRGMGEFIHRSVQTWNLTLVFFASLMLVFIEIYCAFSLVKGRNWARLIYLLTQVVATGYLWAASLGYGYPELFSIPGESKREIFHTLVMQKLPDILVLGLLFVPAASRRFFRLQ
- the rlmC gene encoding 23S rRNA (uracil(747)-C(5))-methyltransferase RlmC, with the translated sequence MQCALYDAGRCRSCQWIEQPVSSQLSAKMADLQTLLSDLPVAEWCAPVSGPEQAFRNKAKMVVSGSVEKPLLGMLHRDGTPVDLTDCPLYPASFAPVFAALKPFIARAGLTPYNVERKRGELKYILLTESQLDGGMMLRFVLRSDAKLPQLRAALPWLQEQLPQLKVITANIQPVHMAIMEGDEEIFFTEPQALAERFNDVPLWIRPKSFFQTNPTVASQLYATARDWVHGLPVNHMWDLFCGVGGFGLHCATPEMKLTGIEISAEAIACATQSATELGLTNLHFQALDSTQFATGQGNVPDLVLVNPPRRGIGKALCDYLSQMAPDFIIYSSCNAQTMAKDLRELPGYRLARVQLFDMFPHTAHYEVLTLLVKS